One Mangrovimonas cancribranchiae DNA segment encodes these proteins:
- a CDS encoding BtrH N-terminal domain-containing protein, translating to MEIDFTHHQSAHCENGVVSNLMKHHGFQVSEPMVFGIGSGLLFCYIPFLMVNHAPAITYRVMPGFIFKRFANRVGIKIKREKFKQPSNAKKRLDENLKKDNPVGLQVGVYNLVYFPDEYRFHFNAHNLVVYGKDKDNYLISDPVMEHVTTLTSKELEKVRFAKGAFAPKGHMYYPIYIPKEITLEKAIVKGIKHTCRDMLAPIPIVGVKGIKMVSRLIRKWPNKKGNKVANHYLGQIVRMQEEIGTGGGGFRYIFAAFLQEASDILNNPKLKELSKEMTQIGDLWRDFALDASRLYKNRSGKTDGYNNIADQLEIIANKEEVFFKKLKKAIK from the coding sequence ATGGAAATTGATTTTACGCACCATCAGTCAGCGCATTGCGAAAATGGCGTAGTGTCAAACCTCATGAAACATCATGGTTTTCAGGTTAGCGAACCTATGGTATTTGGTATTGGTTCTGGATTGTTATTCTGTTACATTCCTTTTTTAATGGTAAATCACGCACCTGCCATTACGTATCGTGTTATGCCTGGATTTATCTTTAAACGCTTTGCTAATCGTGTAGGTATAAAAATTAAAAGAGAAAAATTTAAGCAGCCTTCTAATGCCAAAAAGCGCTTAGACGAAAACCTAAAAAAAGACAATCCAGTTGGTTTACAAGTAGGTGTTTACAACTTAGTTTATTTTCCAGACGAATATCGTTTTCATTTTAACGCTCATAACTTAGTAGTTTACGGAAAAGATAAAGACAACTACCTAATTAGCGACCCTGTAATGGAACACGTTACAACGCTAACTAGTAAGGAGTTGGAAAAAGTACGATTTGCAAAAGGGGCATTTGCTCCTAAAGGCCATATGTACTACCCTATTTACATCCCTAAAGAAATCACTCTAGAAAAGGCCATTGTTAAAGGAATTAAACATACCTGTCGCGATATGTTAGCGCCTATTCCTATTGTGGGAGTAAAAGGCATTAAAATGGTGTCTAGGCTTATAAGAAAATGGCCAAATAAAAAAGGGAATAAAGTGGCCAATCATTACTTAGGTCAAATTGTGAGAATGCAAGAAGAGATTGGTACTGGTGGTGGCGGTTTTAGATATATTTTTGCAGCTTTTTTACAAGAAGCTAGTGATATTTTAAACAACCCTAAACTAAAAGAGTTATCTAAAGAGATGACACAAATTGGCGATTTATGGCGTGACTTTGCTCTAGATGCTTCCCGATTATATAAAAATAGAAGTGGCAAAACAGATGGTTATAATAATATTGCCGACCAATTAGAAATTATTGCAAACAAAGAAGAAGTTTTCTTTAAAAAGCTTAAAAAAGCCATAAAATAG
- a CDS encoding ABC transporter ATP-binding protein, whose protein sequence is MITIEQVSKKYKGADMFSVSNLSLQIHDKEIFGLLGPNGAGKTTLISILCSLIKPTSGTFSINNLTYKQHKNQLKQLIGIVPQEYALYPTLTAFENLKYFGSMYGLKGKKLDEQINSSLEHLGLLKFAHKKIGTFSGGMKRRVNLIASILHNPKVLFLDEPTVGVDVQSKNVIIQYLQELNQKGTTIIYTSHHLNEAENFCTRVAIIDHGKIITKGQPKTLITECKGAHNLEDVFLSLTGKALRDHA, encoded by the coding sequence ATGATTACCATTGAGCAAGTTTCAAAAAAATATAAAGGAGCCGATATGTTTTCAGTTTCTAATTTAAGCTTGCAGATACATGACAAAGAAATTTTTGGGCTTTTAGGTCCTAATGGCGCAGGAAAAACAACGCTAATCTCTATTTTATGTTCTTTAATTAAACCTACATCGGGCACATTTTCTATAAATAATCTAACCTATAAGCAACATAAAAATCAGTTAAAACAACTAATAGGCATTGTGCCGCAAGAATATGCCTTATACCCTACGCTTACTGCTTTTGAAAACTTAAAATACTTTGGAAGCATGTACGGGTTGAAAGGAAAAAAACTAGATGAGCAAATTAACAGTTCTTTAGAGCATTTAGGACTTTTAAAATTTGCTCATAAAAAAATAGGCACATTTTCTGGTGGCATGAAACGTCGTGTAAATCTAATTGCTAGTATTTTACACAATCCAAAGGTTTTATTTCTAGACGAACCTACGGTTGGTGTTGATGTGCAATCGAAAAACGTTATTATTCAATATTTACAAGAGCTAAACCAAAAAGGCACCACTATAATTTATACCTCGCACCATTTAAACGAAGCTGAAAATTTCTGTACACGCGTTGCCATAATAGATCACGGTAAAATTATAACCAAAGGGCAACCAAAAACATTAATTACTGAGTGTAAAGGTGCTCATAACCTAGAAGATGTCTTTTTAAGTTTAACAGGGAAAGCCTTACGCGACCATGCATAA
- a CDS encoding ABC transporter permease, whose amino-acid sequence MHKLLASTYKEFLLLSRDIGGIAILFIMPLVLIVTITLIQDSTFKTVTDVTIPILVVDNDKDNVSTTILNGLKDSNAFEIITKSHETEAKDLVFKGKYQLAIVIPEGLTTGLQSKIDQNVEELLAKFSLEENTKKENTVIAHKEVRLYFDPATQLSFKSSVKNGIDKMISKIETQSIYQAFQEQISDDPSEKIFETDSFITFKEILPENKQEDYIPNSVQHNVPAWTLFAIFFIIVPLSINIVKEKSQGTFVRLRTNPVSYATVLGGKTIIYLIVCLIQFILMLLVGVYLFPAIGLPTLDVSGRLPLLFIVAVFAGLAAIGLGLLLGTIAKTQEQSAPFGATLVVILAAMGGVWVPVFIMPKIMQTLSHISPMNWGLNAFYDVFLRDGTLLDLLPEIALLLLFFIITTGIAIIYNEKKNAV is encoded by the coding sequence ATGCATAAATTATTAGCCTCTACATATAAAGAGTTTTTACTTCTATCAAGAGATATTGGCGGCATCGCTATACTGTTCATTATGCCTCTGGTGCTTATTGTAACCATAACCTTAATTCAAGATAGTACCTTTAAAACGGTTACCGATGTTACCATTCCTATTTTAGTGGTTGATAATGATAAAGACAATGTTTCAACAACTATTTTAAATGGCTTGAAAGATTCCAATGCGTTCGAAATTATTACCAAAAGCCATGAAACAGAAGCTAAAGACCTTGTTTTTAAAGGCAAATATCAACTAGCTATTGTTATTCCCGAAGGGCTCACAACAGGATTACAATCTAAAATAGACCAGAATGTAGAAGAGCTTCTTGCCAAGTTTAGTTTAGAAGAAAACACTAAAAAAGAAAACACTGTTATAGCACACAAAGAAGTCCGTTTATATTTCGATCCTGCTACGCAACTATCTTTTAAAAGTTCTGTGAAAAATGGCATTGATAAAATGATTTCAAAAATTGAAACGCAAAGTATTTACCAAGCCTTTCAAGAGCAAATATCAGACGATCCTTCAGAAAAAATCTTCGAAACAGATAGTTTTATTACATTTAAAGAAATCCTACCTGAAAATAAGCAAGAAGATTACATCCCTAATTCGGTACAACACAATGTTCCTGCCTGGACGCTGTTTGCCATCTTCTTTATTATAGTGCCATTATCTATTAATATTGTTAAAGAAAAAAGTCAAGGTACGTTTGTAAGATTACGCACCAATCCCGTATCCTATGCTACGGTTCTTGGTGGCAAAACCATTATTTATCTTATTGTTTGCTTAATTCAGTTTATATTAATGCTATTAGTTGGCGTCTATCTTTTCCCTGCAATAGGATTACCAACTTTAGATGTATCTGGAAGATTACCATTACTCTTTATAGTAGCTGTTTTTGCAGGCTTAGCAGCCATTGGCTTAGGATTGCTATTAGGTACTATTGCAAAAACACAAGAGCAGTCGGCACCTTTTGGTGCTACATTAGTTGTTATATTAGCAGCTATGGGAGGTGTTTGGGTACCTGTTTTTATTATGCCAAAAATTATGCAAACACTATCGCATATTTCACCAATGAATTGGGGCTTAAACGCTTTTTACGATGTATTTTTAAGAGATGGAACCTTATTAGATTTACTCCCGGAGATTGCTTTATTACTTTTATTTTTTATTATTACAACAGGAATAGCCATAATTTACAATGAAAAGAAAAACGCTGTCTAA
- a CDS encoding acyl-CoA thioesterase: MKRKTLSKHNEISHSSKVRIRFVETDPLGIVWHGNYIQYFEDGREAFGRHHGISYLDQKKYGFATPIVKSSTDHKLPLRYGDIATIKTIYVDTPAAKMVFRYEVYNQNGDLVCTGETVQVFVDNIGEGDLALTAPDFFINWKKQVGLLHE; the protein is encoded by the coding sequence ATGAAAAGAAAAACGCTGTCTAAACATAACGAAATATCACATTCAAGTAAGGTTAGGATTCGCTTTGTAGAAACCGATCCGTTAGGTATTGTGTGGCACGGAAACTATATTCAATACTTTGAAGATGGGCGCGAAGCTTTTGGAAGACATCATGGCATTTCATATTTAGATCAAAAAAAATATGGTTTTGCAACACCTATTGTTAAATCTAGTACGGACCATAAATTACCGCTTCGTTATGGTGATATTGCAACCATAAAAACGATATATGTAGATACGCCTGCGGCTAAAATGGTTTTTAGATACGAAGTTTACAATCAAAATGGCGATTTAGTTTGTACAGGAGAAACGGTACAAGTTTTTGTAGATAATATTGGCGAAGGAGATTTAGCCTTAACAGCTCCCGATTTTTTTATTAACTGGAAAAAACAAGTTGGGTTATTACATGAGTAA
- a CDS encoding beta-ketoacyl synthase N-terminal-like domain-containing protein produces the protein MSKVYLSYNNIISSLGFDSKSVVNKIHEGVSGLTKIHDTSILPNPFYSSLINSSDLEEAFSKVTLKKDYTRLEKMMITSLQDTITQSDIEVNNEKVGLIISTTKGNIDALDTNNAFPKNRSYLHELGNALTTHFGFKNKAITVSNACVSGVLAIAIAKRYIQQGAYDHVFVVGGDLVTEFILSGFNSFQALSEEPCKPYDKNRTGINIGEIASSTLITKDKTKLVLEAVEILGEGSCNDANHISGPSRTGEGLYRSIQSAMTQANVSHQDIDYISAHGTATMYNDEMEAIAFNRHHLENVPVNSLKGYFGHTLGASGLVEAIIGAHSLYNNTLYPSLGFEDIGVTQPINIITKTTPQPLHTFLKTASGFGGCNTAVIFKKHIH, from the coding sequence ATGAGTAAGGTGTATTTGTCATATAACAACATTATCTCATCGTTAGGTTTTGATAGTAAATCTGTGGTTAATAAAATCCATGAAGGCGTTTCTGGGTTAACAAAAATTCATGATACTTCTATTTTACCTAACCCATTTTATTCATCATTAATAAATTCTAGCGATTTAGAAGAGGCTTTTAGTAAAGTCACCTTAAAAAAAGACTATACCAGGCTTGAAAAAATGATGATTACCTCGCTACAAGATACTATTACACAATCTGATATTGAGGTAAATAATGAGAAAGTTGGCTTAATTATATCTACCACAAAAGGAAATATTGATGCTTTAGACACTAACAATGCGTTTCCTAAAAACAGGAGTTATTTACATGAATTAGGGAACGCGTTAACAACCCATTTCGGATTTAAAAATAAAGCAATAACTGTTTCTAATGCCTGTGTTTCTGGTGTTTTAGCCATTGCCATTGCTAAACGGTATATTCAACAAGGAGCCTACGACCATGTGTTTGTTGTTGGAGGCGATTTAGTGACAGAATTTATTTTATCAGGCTTTAATTCATTTCAAGCATTAAGTGAAGAGCCTTGTAAACCTTACGATAAAAACAGAACAGGCATAAATATTGGCGAAATAGCATCGAGTACTTTAATAACAAAAGACAAGACTAAATTAGTCTTAGAAGCTGTTGAAATACTTGGCGAAGGCTCTTGTAATGATGCCAACCACATTTCTGGACCATCAAGAACTGGTGAAGGGCTATACCGAAGTATTCAATCGGCTATGACGCAAGCAAATGTATCGCATCAAGATATCGATTATATTTCGGCTCATGGTACGGCAACTATGTATAATGACGAGATGGAAGCTATAGCCTTTAATCGTCATCATTTAGAAAATGTTCCTGTAAATAGTTTAAAAGGTTATTTTGGTCATACCTTAGGAGCCTCTGGCCTAGTTGAAGCTATTATAGGAGCGCATTCTTTATACAATAATACCTTATATCCTTCTTTAGGCTTTGAAGACATTGGTGTTACACAGCCTATTAATATTATAACAAAAACCACACCACAGCCTTTACATACTTTTTTAAAAACCGCTTCTGGTTTTGGAGGATGTAATACTGCTGTTATTTTTAAAAAACACATCCACTAA
- a CDS encoding methyltransferase, with the protein MQKTSIKAIDAIQEAHKIAFAPFVFQAVVSLRKLGVFDKIFEKRKQKGLPLETLAKELSISEYGLGVLLEIAESSEIVQKNDLGNYELTTTGYFLNYNQTVNVNINFTQDVCYKGLFHLNDAIKTGQPEGLKELGQWKTIYEGLSQLPENIQKSWFEFDHHYSDDIFEDALKIVFKKNPKTLFDIGANTGKFSILCGKNSDINITMIDLPGQLNKALNNVKKQGLENQIKGYPIDWLEDNNSIPKGADIIWLCQFLDCFSKEEILSILSTCVDAMDENTELIITETYTDRQRFDNAKFILEATSLYFTALANGNSKMYAASDLIELIDQAGMTIHEDIALGEYHTMLVCKKK; encoded by the coding sequence ATGCAAAAAACCTCAATTAAAGCCATTGATGCCATACAAGAAGCTCATAAAATTGCATTTGCTCCTTTTGTATTTCAGGCCGTTGTTTCACTTAGAAAACTTGGGGTTTTTGATAAAATTTTTGAAAAAAGAAAGCAAAAAGGATTGCCTTTAGAAACACTTGCAAAAGAGCTCTCTATTAGCGAATATGGTTTAGGCGTTTTGTTAGAAATTGCTGAAAGTTCAGAGATTGTTCAAAAAAACGATTTAGGCAATTACGAGTTAACAACTACAGGGTATTTTCTAAATTACAATCAAACCGTTAATGTTAATATTAACTTTACGCAAGATGTTTGTTACAAAGGGCTTTTTCATTTAAACGATGCCATTAAAACGGGACAACCAGAAGGCTTAAAAGAGTTAGGGCAATGGAAAACCATTTACGAAGGGTTATCGCAATTACCAGAAAACATTCAAAAATCATGGTTTGAATTTGATCACCATTATTCTGATGACATTTTTGAAGATGCTCTAAAAATTGTATTCAAGAAAAATCCAAAAACATTATTTGATATTGGTGCCAATACGGGGAAGTTCTCTATTTTATGTGGTAAAAACAGCGACATTAATATAACTATGATCGACTTACCAGGGCAGCTTAACAAAGCCTTAAACAATGTAAAAAAACAAGGGTTAGAAAATCAAATAAAAGGCTATCCAATCGATTGGCTTGAAGATAATAACAGTATCCCAAAAGGTGCAGATATTATATGGTTATGCCAATTTTTAGATTGTTTCTCTAAAGAAGAAATCTTAAGTATACTATCTACTTGTGTTGATGCTATGGATGAGAATACCGAACTCATTATTACCGAAACGTATACAGACAGACAACGCTTTGATAACGCTAAATTTATCCTAGAAGCTACTTCGTTATACTTTACAGCTTTAGCAAACGGTAATAGTAAAATGTACGCCGCTAGCGATTTAATAGAACTTATAGACCAAGCTGGCATGACCATTCATGAAGATATTGCTTTAGGAGAATATCATACCATGCTAGTTTGTAAGAAAAAATAA
- a CDS encoding 3-oxoacyl-ACP synthase, giving the protein MHDNKSYISSFCKIKNNQVTLNGNLVFSKEGTFSEFIKSAYKNLDIKYPKFFKMDRLSKLAFIAANVVLNHENVTPEQEENIAIVFSNKASSLDSDRTHQESIQNKENYYPSPAVFVYTLPNICIGEISIKYKLYSENSFFIFDNFNAKHLLTYANSLLETKKADKVLCGWVEYDENNYDALLYLVDNKGKIEHNTTEINTLYNS; this is encoded by the coding sequence ATGCACGACAACAAGAGCTATATATCGTCATTTTGTAAAATAAAAAACAATCAAGTTACCTTGAATGGCAACCTTGTTTTTTCTAAAGAAGGGACATTTTCAGAATTTATAAAATCGGCTTACAAAAACTTAGATATTAAATACCCTAAGTTCTTTAAAATGGACCGTTTAAGTAAATTAGCCTTTATAGCGGCTAACGTTGTACTAAACCATGAAAATGTAACTCCAGAACAAGAAGAAAACATAGCTATTGTGTTTTCAAATAAAGCTTCTAGTTTAGACTCCGATAGAACACATCAAGAGTCTATTCAAAATAAAGAAAACTACTATCCAAGTCCTGCTGTTTTTGTTTACACATTACCAAACATTTGTATTGGAGAGATAAGTATAAAATATAAGCTTTATTCTGAAAATAGTTTTTTTATCTTTGACAACTTTAACGCAAAACATCTGCTCACTTATGCCAATAGTTTATTGGAAACTAAAAAAGCAGACAAAGTGCTTTGCGGCTGGGTAGAATATGATGAAAACAACTATGATGCCTTATTATATTTAGTTGACAATAAAGGAAAAATAGAACATAATACAACAGAAATAAATACACTATATAACAGTTAA
- a CDS encoding phosphopantetheine-binding protein encodes MDALKQELKENLIEQLNLEDMSPEDIANDDMLFGDGLGLDSIDALELIVMLDKNYGIKLTDPKEGRAIFESINTMAAYISEHRTK; translated from the coding sequence ATGGACGCATTAAAACAAGAATTAAAAGAGAATTTAATCGAGCAATTAAATTTAGAAGACATGTCTCCAGAAGACATTGCAAATGACGATATGCTTTTTGGTGATGGATTAGGATTAGATTCCATTGATGCCTTGGAGCTTATTGTTATGTTAGACAAAAACTATGGTATAAAATTAACCGACCCCAAAGAAGGTCGTGCCATTTTTGAATCTATCAACACTATGGCTGCTTATATTTCAGAGCACAGAACTAAGTAA
- a CDS encoding beta-ketoacyl-[acyl-carrier-protein] synthase family protein, with protein MGKGVAITGMGIISAIGNNVTENYQSLINAQKGISRVKKINTNHVNDIMVGEIAFTNSEMEQQLQLPKTNNYSRTALLGALAAKEAVKNARIKDINKYKTGFISATSVGGMDMTEKYYYDYLENPETQKYIEGHHAGDSTQKIAEQLGINNSLVTTISTACSSAANAIMLGARLIKSGKLDRVIVGGSDCLSKFTINGFKTLMILSDTYSTPFDDNRKGLNLGEAAAFLVLESDKVVEAENKPVLAYVKGYGNANDAFHQTASSDHGDGATLAMEQALNVAGYAPGDIDYINAHGTATGNNDLSEGRAIIRVFGNHVPDFSSTKAYTGHTLAAAGAIEAVYSVLALQNNIIYPNLNFKTQMKEFNITPQLTLKEKPLKTVLSNSLGFGGNCSTVIFSKEQ; from the coding sequence ATGGGTAAAGGCGTTGCCATAACAGGTATGGGCATTATTTCAGCCATTGGCAACAATGTGACTGAAAACTATCAATCACTCATTAATGCCCAAAAAGGAATTTCTAGAGTAAAAAAAATTAACACCAATCATGTTAACGATATTATGGTTGGTGAAATTGCTTTTACTAATTCCGAAATGGAACAGCAACTGCAGTTACCAAAAACCAATAATTATTCCAGAACAGCACTTTTAGGTGCTTTAGCTGCCAAAGAAGCCGTTAAAAATGCACGTATAAAAGATATCAACAAATACAAAACAGGATTTATTTCGGCCACAAGCGTTGGTGGTATGGATATGACTGAAAAATATTATTACGATTATCTTGAAAACCCTGAAACCCAAAAATATATTGAAGGCCATCACGCTGGCGACTCCACACAAAAAATAGCCGAACAATTAGGTATAAATAACAGTTTGGTCACGACCATAAGTACCGCCTGTTCATCGGCTGCAAATGCTATTATGCTTGGAGCACGATTAATAAAATCTGGGAAGTTAGACCGAGTTATTGTTGGTGGATCAGACTGTTTATCAAAATTCACCATTAACGGCTTTAAAACCTTAATGATACTATCCGATACATACAGTACACCTTTCGATGATAACCGTAAAGGTCTTAACTTAGGCGAAGCAGCAGCCTTTTTAGTTTTAGAATCGGATAAGGTTGTTGAAGCTGAAAACAAACCTGTTTTAGCCTACGTTAAAGGTTATGGCAATGCCAACGATGCCTTTCACCAAACAGCATCGTCAGATCATGGTGATGGCGCAACACTTGCTATGGAACAGGCCTTAAATGTAGCTGGATATGCACCTGGCGATATAGATTACATTAATGCTCACGGAACAGCAACTGGCAACAACGATTTATCGGAAGGACGCGCTATTATACGCGTTTTTGGCAATCATGTTCCAGATTTTAGCTCAACAAAAGCCTATACAGGACACACACTAGCAGCTGCTGGAGCTATTGAAGCAGTTTATTCGGTTTTAGCGTTACAAAACAATATTATTTACCCGAATTTGAACTTTAAAACGCAAATGAAGGAATTTAATATAACACCTCAACTTACATTAAAAGAGAAACCACTAAAAACGGTACTTTCAAACTCTTTAGGATTTGGCGGAAATTGTTCAACGGTAATTTTTTCAAAAGAACAATAA
- a CDS encoding beta-ketoacyl synthase N-terminal-like domain-containing protein, translated as MKNVYINSVGSISAQKTFDNTEFLNDITEYNDNVIFAVNPVYKDYIPPAAARRMAKGIKMGIVTSKIALNEANINQVDAVITGTGMGCVRDSEKFVSAIIDNDEQYLTPTPFIQSTHNTVGGQIALELNCKGYNFTYVHSSISFESAVIDALLQLQLDEAKHILVGGVDELGDHTTKIHKIINHIKPEATTLTNLLESKTEGAVFGEGANFFVLSNEKSNTSYAEIVSLKTYNTLKQEALKQQAIAFLKEHDLSTDDLDLLILGNNGDVNFDAYYNTLSEIFSKTPQAYYKHLSGEFNTASSFGFWLASKVIKTQSLPEIVRLNGLQTSQYKTVLLYNQYRGENHSFTLLRQC; from the coding sequence ATGAAAAACGTTTACATAAATAGTGTTGGTTCTATTTCAGCTCAAAAAACCTTTGATAATACTGAGTTTTTAAATGATATTACCGAATATAATGACAACGTTATATTTGCCGTAAACCCTGTTTATAAAGATTATATTCCACCAGCCGCGGCAAGACGCATGGCTAAAGGCATAAAAATGGGCATTGTAACCTCTAAAATAGCCCTTAACGAAGCTAACATTAATCAAGTTGATGCTGTAATTACGGGAACAGGTATGGGTTGTGTACGCGATTCGGAAAAATTTGTTAGCGCGATTATAGATAACGACGAGCAGTACTTAACGCCAACACCTTTTATACAATCTACACACAATACCGTTGGCGGGCAAATTGCTTTAGAGCTAAACTGTAAAGGCTATAATTTTACATATGTACATTCTAGTATATCTTTCGAATCGGCAGTAATAGATGCTTTATTGCAATTACAGTTAGATGAAGCCAAACATATTCTTGTAGGTGGTGTTGATGAACTTGGTGATCATACAACTAAGATTCATAAAATTATAAATCATATAAAACCTGAAGCCACAACGCTTACAAACCTACTTGAAAGTAAAACCGAAGGTGCCGTTTTTGGCGAAGGAGCTAACTTTTTTGTACTATCCAACGAGAAATCGAATACAAGTTACGCCGAAATTGTTTCGTTAAAAACATATAACACACTTAAACAAGAAGCGTTAAAGCAACAAGCTATAGCCTTTTTAAAAGAGCATGATTTAAGTACAGACGACCTTGATTTATTAATTTTAGGAAATAATGGCGATGTTAATTTTGATGCATATTATAACACATTAAGCGAAATATTTTCTAAAACACCTCAAGCTTACTATAAACATTTAAGTGGTGAGTTTAATACGGCATCGTCTTTTGGGTTTTGGTTGGCTTCAAAAGTTATTAAAACGCAAAGCCTTCCAGAAATTGTTAGGTTAAACGGCTTACAAACTTCACAATATAAAACCGTATTATTGTATAACCAGTATCGTGGAGAAAATCATAGTTTCACGTTGCTTCGTCAATGTTAA
- a CDS encoding polysaccharide deacetylase family protein has translation MLSFKTVTLFTLAFLVIGLCFFFLGIIPFWVIFIGIALWLILTGLGSAFIGWNYHFKSVLSNPNEKENRVAITFDDGPNQNITPKVLDLLDKYNAKATFFCIGKHIETSPNIFKTIINKGHTVGNHTYSHTNTFGFFSTKEVIAELKQTNQIIFKQSGLKANLYRPAFGVTNPNIKRAIKHLSLKSIGWNKRSLDTTSLSEKTVLNRITANLQPGDIILLHDTSEKSLRVLEQLLLFLEKKQFKSVTVDQLCNLKPYA, from the coding sequence ATGTTAAGCTTTAAAACGGTTACACTTTTTACACTAGCTTTTCTTGTTATAGGCTTATGTTTTTTCTTCTTAGGCATAATACCTTTTTGGGTTATTTTTATAGGCATAGCGTTATGGTTGATACTAACAGGGTTGGGTTCTGCATTTATAGGCTGGAACTATCATTTTAAATCGGTGTTATCAAACCCAAATGAAAAAGAAAACCGGGTTGCAATTACATTTGACGACGGCCCAAACCAAAATATAACACCAAAGGTTTTAGATCTTTTAGATAAATACAACGCTAAAGCCACATTTTTCTGTATTGGAAAACATATTGAAACATCACCTAACATTTTCAAAACAATTATTAATAAAGGACATACTGTTGGAAATCACACATACAGTCACACCAATACATTTGGTTTTTTTTCAACAAAAGAGGTTATAGCAGAGCTAAAGCAAACCAATCAAATTATCTTTAAACAATCTGGATTAAAAGCTAACTTATACCGTCCAGCATTTGGCGTAACTAATCCAAATATAAAACGCGCCATTAAACACTTAAGTTTAAAGTCTATTGGGTGGAATAAACGTTCTTTAGATACAACATCTTTAAGTGAAAAAACTGTTTTAAACCGCATAACAGCAAACCTACAACCTGGTGATATTATTTTACTGCATGATACTAGTGAGAAATCTTTACGCGTTTTGGAACAGTTATTGTTATTTTTGGAAAAGAAACAGTTTAAATCGGTAACTGTAGACCAACTTTGTAACCTTAAACCTTATGCATAA
- a CDS encoding outer membrane lipoprotein carrier protein LolA: MQAQTKMTTTEAENLKALVKSQAKTTKTIVSDFTQYKHLDFLSNDIITKGTLHFKAPNLVKWAYNKPFQYTVIFKNESLFINDEGNKSQIDIGSNQMFKQLNKLIIKSVKGDMFDDNEFKISYFKNDGKSNVHFSPKNTEFSEYIASFQITFNKKGDVEDVKMVEPSGDYTKIVFSNRTLNTPLTDAVFNP, from the coding sequence ATGCAAGCACAAACAAAAATGACAACAACCGAAGCCGAAAATTTAAAAGCCCTTGTAAAGTCTCAAGCTAAAACAACAAAAACCATTGTTAGCGATTTTACCCAGTATAAACATTTAGATTTTTTATCTAATGATATTATAACCAAAGGAACACTTCACTTTAAAGCACCAAATCTTGTAAAATGGGCCTATAATAAGCCTTTTCAATATACTGTAATATTTAAAAATGAAAGCCTTTTCATTAATGATGAAGGTAATAAAAGTCAAATAGATATTGGTTCCAACCAAATGTTTAAACAACTAAACAAACTTATTATTAAAAGTGTAAAAGGCGATATGTTTGATGATAATGAATTTAAAATCTCCTACTTTAAAAATGATGGTAAAAGCAATGTTCATTTTAGCCCTAAAAACACAGAATTCTCAGAATACATTGCCAGTTTTCAAATAACATTTAATAAAAAAGGCGATGTAGAAGACGTAAAAATGGTAGAACCTTCGGGAGATTATACCAAAATTGTTTTTAGTAACCGAACTTTAAATACACCTTTAACAGATGCGGTATTTAACCCTTAG